CATTTTCCACCGCCATAAAAAACTGCTTTTCCAGGAAAACGACGCCTGGTTCCGGCTTACCATCCGCAATACCGGACCTGTCGATTCCGTGCTATATCTTTTTGCCGGCTGGCAGGAACGTTTATTTTTTTATTCGGAAGACGCGTCCGGCGCCCTTCGCCACGAAACTTCCGCGGGCATGATGCTGCACCAGCAGGGGGCCGACCGCTGGGATAGTTACGCCTTCCCGCTCCATGTGGCCGCCGGGCAGGCGCGCACCTTCTATCTCCACCTCGAAAATCCTTACTACCGCGAAAACGAGCTGATGCCCGTGCTCTACGACGCCATCCATTACGCGCATTTCCGGCACCGGCAGGCAGACCGGTTCAAAGGAGAGGCACTGGTGATCCAGATCGTCATCGGCATGCTACTGGTGCTCCTGAGCATTACGATCATCAATTACATCCAGCTGCCCGACAAGCCGAGCATGTACTTTTCGGCCTATCTGCTGGGGCTGATCCTGTTCTTCTGCCTGCGGCTGGAAACGAAGCCCTACCAGCTGTCGTTCTTCCACAGCATGCCCATGCTGAAATATTACTGGGACGTGCCGGCGCTGATCTCCTGCTTCTATTTCATGTCGATGCTCTTCGGCAGGGCGTTCCTGAACCTGCGGGAGCGGTTCCCGCTGATGGACAAATATTATTTCTACAGCAATATCTTCTACGGCGCCTGCATCGCGGCCTGCATCGTTTTGATGTGGATGGGCGATTACACGCTGCCGGGGCAGATCTTTACCTGGGCTACGTTCCTCTCGCTGATACCTTTCGGGATTTCTTTCGTGGCCCTGGGGCGGAGAATGCGCCATCACCCCCTCATCCGTTTTTTCCTGTACGGCTCCCTGGGGCTGTACCTGCTGGCGATCTGGTCGTTCTTCCGCAATACGGAACCGGTGCCCTTCACGCCGTTGCCCGAACTGATCACCCCGTATTCGCTGCTGGTGGTGGGCGTGCTTGTGCAATCCCTCAGTTACGCCGCGGGCCTCAGTTACCGGAACAAGCTCGTACACCAGGAAAAAACCCGTACACAGGAGCTGCTGATCAAACAGCTGAACAAAAACAAGGAACTGCAGCGCAAGCTCAACGAGCAGCTGGAAGAGCTGGTGCGGGAGCAGACCACCGAGATCGTACGCCGCAAAACAGAACTGGAAGAACAGCGGAAACTGCAGATGGAAGCGGAATACAGCAAGAAATTCGCGGAAATTGAACTGAAAGCCATCCGCGCCCAGATCAACCCTCACTTCATCTTCAACTGCCTCAACTCGATCCAGCTGTTCGTTATGCAGCGCGATTACGAGCACGCGCAGAAATATTTATCTGATTTCTCGTACCTGATCCGCAAGACGCTGGACTTCTCGCGCCGCAATTTTATTTCCCTGGCCGACGAAATAACCTATTTAAATACTTATCTTGGTCTGGAGAAGATGCGGTTTGAACAAAAGATGAGTTTCGAGATTCTGATGGACCCCACCCTCAATACGGTCGAACTGGAGGTGCCTGCCATGCTGCTCCAGCCGTATGTGGAAAATGCCGTCAAGTATGGGATGACGAACGAAGAGCACACAACAGGACTATTGACCATTCGCTTTACCATGATCGCCCACGATATGCTGGAATGCATCGTGGAAGACAACGGCCTCGGCATCACGCGTTCGCGGCAGCTGCGGACCCTTCCGGGCCATCACCAGTCTTCCGGCATGGAAATCAGCTTCAACCGGGCAGAGCTTTTGAACAAAATGTACAATACCGGCATCCAGATCGAAATCATAGACAAATCCACCCGCGGGACACAGGAAAGCGGCACCATTGTGAAGGTGCTCATACCCCAGTTGTAAACGGGAGACCAAATTGGAAGACCCATGATCCGTGCAGTAATTATTGACGACGAGCGGAACAGCAGGGATATTATCGCCCTGATGCTGCAACGCTATTGCCCCGACATCGAAGCCGTGGCGCAGGCAGCCAATTGCCGTGAAGGCATCGCGCGCATCCGCGAGCACCGCCCGCAACTCGTATTCCTCGACCTCGAAATGCCCGATGGCACTGGGTTCGACGTTCTCACCGGCGCCTACGACGCCACTTTCGAAACCGTATTCGTCACCGCGTTCGAGAAGCGCTACCTCCATACCATCCGCCTCAGCGAGGTGGAGCTGATCCTCAAACCTATCGACCGCGAAAGCCTCCAGCAAGCCGTGCAGGCTGTTCGCCAAAGGCTTGACCATCCCGGCAAACAGGAACGGTACGACGTATTGCTGCACAACTTCGGCAAATCCGCCAAAGACGTGCGCCAGATCGTGATCCCACTGGCTGAAGGCGGCGAATACATCGCTTCCATCGAAAACATCGCTTACGTCGAAGGCAGCACCGACCGCACGCTTTTCAGTCTTTCCAACGGCGACCTCCTCCAGTCGAGGCGGCCTTTCCGGTATTATACCGAGCTTTTCGCCGGCATGCGCTTCTACCAGATCAACAATCACCAGATGGTGCAGCTGCCGCATATCCGGCACATCGATCACGATAAGCTGCAATTGCATTTGCACAATAAATCCGTGCTCGATATCACCGAGCGCAGGAAGCGGGAACTCACCGCGGCATGGAAACAATTGTAACCGCTACATCAACCATCCTGCCAGGATGCAGGCGATAACGATAACGGGAGAAGGTAATTTGGTCAGGCAAAGCAATCCCAGCGTAACCGCCATGATCAGGATGTTGTACCAGGTTACGGGGATGGAGATGAAGAGGAAGATAGTAGCCGCCCACATCACACCCACCACCACGGCATTGATGCCTTCGAGGGCGCGGTAGATCACCACATGTTTTTTCAGGTTATTCCAGATGGGAAAGAAAAAGAGCACCAGGAGCATGCTTGGCAGGAAGATGGCCACCGGCGCGAGGATGCAGCCAAGGAACTGGTACCCCGGCCCCAGGCTGCGCATCACCATCCCACCCACATAGGCAGACACGGAGAAGGTAGGACCCGGCATCGCCCGCATGATCCCCGCACCCGTCAGCAACTCTTCGGCCGACATGAACTGGCTCTTGGAACGGAACACATACTGCTCCAGCATCATCGCGATGAGGATATCGCCGCCGCCAAATACGAGGCTACCGAAACGGTAAAAGTTTTCGAAAAGGTTGAAGGGACGGCGGGTGATCCAATCGTTGGTACGCGCCAGCTCGGACATAAAGCCCGCCAGCAGGAATATCAACGCAAAAAGCCAGAGGTTCCCCCACTGAATTTTCTTGCGGGGCTCATTGATATCGGGGATGCGCTTATCGCTGAAGTTGGAAATCGTGCCGCCCAGGATAATCAGGGCGGGGAAGGTCCAGGGAGATTTGAAGAAGAACGCCGCCGCCAGGGCTACGCCCATGATAAAGAAGGTGGCCGTATTGCGGATGCTGATCTGGTAGGCCCGGATGCCGCCGAAAGCGAGGAATCCCACGGCCATCGGTTGCACGTACTTGAAGATATCCACGTTCAGCGCCCGCTTGTCCATGTATTGCAGCAGGAAACTCAGGGAGCCCATGAGCAGGCAGGCCGGCGTGATCCAGATGGCGAGGGTGGCAACGGCCAGGGGAACCCCGCCGCGCTTGTACCCGATGAGCGTCAGCGTCTGCGAGGAAGAGGCTCCTGGCAACAGCTGGCAGAAGGCGTTGTATTCCATCAGCTCCTTCTCCGTCACGTCCCGGCGTTGCTGCACAAAGGTTTTCATCATCATAGCCAGGTGGCCCTGCGGGCCCCCGAATGCCGTGAAGCTGTGCAACAATACTGCTTTTAAGAATGAGATGTGACGTAAAAACACGTTCGGATATCAGTTCGCCCCCCAATTTCCAGTAAAATAATGAGATATTCAAATCCTGCGGAGGAATGTACCTGATAATCCGTCGGTTAGCAAGGCATAATAGTTGTACTGATAATTCCGTGAAACTTTTGAAATCGTTTAGGCGTTAAAGCAATAACAACTGTCTACATGAAACGTCTTCTGACTGGCTTTCTCCTTGCGCTGGCATGTTCCGTCCAGGCACAACGGTCGAACTACAACAGCCAGGCCAACTGGCAGCGGTTCTCCCTTCAATCGGACCATGCAACGCCCGCCCGTGGCGATACCTCCCTCGTTTTCGTCTCCAACCGGTTCATCCACCCGGATAGTCTCCGGTTCGTCGACGAGTTCATCGACACGTCTTCACTCAAATTCTTTTTCCTCGAAAAGCAAAATGGCACCTGGAAGGTGTTCCAGGAGCCCACGCTCCGGGAGGCCATGCAGCACCTGCCGCACCACCGGGATATCGTGGTGTATGCCGAAGGGATGGGCAAGATCTTCACCAACAACGTGGAGCGGGCCCAGCTGATGCGTGCGCAATACGGCGTGAACGTGGTGATGTTCGATTATGCGAGCATCAACAGCACTTATAAGCCGTCGAAGAATTTCAAATTCGCCCGGCAGAACGCGAAATTATCAGCGGGGCAATACCGGCAGTTGCTGGGGATGATAAAAGCCGCCCGGGAGGCGGGCGAACCCTGGACCGAGGGCGTTTCCATTTCCACGTTCTACCACAGTATGGGCAATATCATCCTCGAACAAATGATGAAAGGGGATGTGGCAAACGAGTTTGCGGCGGATGGGAAGCCGTACGTCGACAATCTCATCATCAACGCCGCCTGCGTGCCGATGAAGCGGCATGCCCGTTGGGTGGAAAAGATCCATTTCGCGAAGCACATTTATATCCACTACAATAAACGTGACCTCCAGCTCAAAGGTGCGCACCTGCTTACTATGAAGCGCCAGCTGGGCGAGAAGGTAACCCGCCGGCAGCGGGCGGCCAATGCGCATTATGTCAACTTCCTGGAAGTGGCGCGCTGGCAGCATAGCTATTTCATGAATTTCCCCTACAACGAGTACCGGCTCAACCCGGCCATGGTGGCTTATTTCGGGAGGCTGTTCAACGGGCAGGGAGTAACCGCAGGGGAGCTGACGGCGCTTCAGGCGAGCGCCCCCGCGGCTACGGTTTCCAACTAACGGTTCCGCATCATTTCAGCGATGGCCAGGCCGGGCGCCTGTACCTGCGGTCCGGGAGCGGCGTCGGTGCGTAAAGCGTCTGCCTCGGATGTACCCGATATTCTTACGGGAGGGAGCGTAGGCAGTTCGCCCGCTCTTTCGGTTTGATTACCGCCGGTGATGAGCCTCATGTCTTCAATCGCCAGCGGGTTGAATTGTTGGGTATGCATGCCGCTACTAACAGATCACCTTGCCTTCCGGTTTCCGTTCATTTTGTTCATTCTTTAATTCCGCTGCGCAGGCTGTTCATTACAAGGCAAAAAATACCCGGAGCGGGGGCTCCGGGCACACAAAGCTATTTTATTTCTTGAGCCCGATTTCGCGCAGGCGCTCGTCGAGGTACGCACCGGCGGTAATGGGAGGATATTCGGCGGGATGCGTCGCGTCCACACATTGCGGCAAGCAGGTAAGATCCATGTCTGACTTGGGATGCAGGAAAAACGGGATGGAAAAACGGGAGGTATTCCACAGTTCGCGCGGCGGATTAACGACGCGGTGCGTGGTGGATTTCAAGCGATTGTTGGTGAGGCGCTGGAGCATGTCGCCCACGTTCACCACAATCTGATCGGGCAGGGAAGTAACAGGCACCCAATCCCCCTGTTTGTCAAGAATTTGCAATCCGTCGGCCGAAGCGCCCACGAGCAGGGTAATGAGGTTGATATCCTCGTGTTGTTCCGCTCGGATGGCCGAAGCGGGCTCCTGGGTGATAGGCGGGTAGTGGATGGCGCGGAGGATGGAATTGCCGTTGTGCACCTTTCCGTCGAAGAAATGTTCATCGAGTCCCAGGTAGATCGCAATGGCCTGTAGGAGGGCGGCGCCGCTGTCTTCGAACCCGCGGAATGCACGATAGAGTGTGGGTGTGAATTCGGGCACTTCTTTCACGGTCACGTTGTTCGGATAGGCGTCTTTCACCGGGTCTTCATCTTCCACCGACTGACCGAACTGGAAAAATTCCTTCAGGTCGGGGGCATCGAAACCTTTGGCGTGTTCTTTCCCGAAGGAGGTATATCCGCGCTGGCCGGCCAGCTCCGGTATTTCGTACTTGCTTTTGGTGCTGGAGGGCAGCTGGAAGAAGGCTCTGACGTTATCATACAACTGTGCGATGAGCTGGTCGGAGATACCATGGTTTTTAACGGCCACGAACCCGACTTCTTCATATGCTTTACCCAGCGCTTTCACGAAGGCTGCCTTCTTTGCGGGATCACCGGATCGGAATTCCGCCAGGTCAACGGAGGGGATGGAATGAACGGTTGCCATATCGATAGTGTTTTGGAACACTAAAGGTAAGGGAAAAACCCTGCCGCCGAACGGCTCAGGGCTGCAACAATTTCTCTTCCTGCGGTGTTATGTCCGCCAGCGCGTAGCGCGCCACCTGGTTGATCTTCATCTCGTCGAGCGCATCTACCACATTGCCGTAGCTGGCGCCGTTTTCCGCCTTGATCAGCACGATCAGTTCATCCGCTTTTCCATACTTCGCGGCTACGGCGCGTTGCCTGGCGCGGATCACGTCGCCGATGCCGCTGCTGGCGGAAAAGCTGCTGTGATGGATCGTGGGCGGCTTCGCGGGATCTTCGCCCTGGCCTTCGTACCACGAAATGGTGCTGTTGGCCCTTACGATGAGGGTCATGGATTTGCTTTCGGGCACGGCAGTGTGCGGCCCGTCGGCCGGCATGATGAGCGGGAGGGCTTTGGGCTCGGCCATGGTTGTGGTGAGCATGAAGAAGGTGATAAGGAGGAAGCCGAGGTCCACCATGGGCGTCATGTCTACCCGGGTCGAGCGTTTGGAAGCGCGACGGCGGCCTTTGCGGTTGTTGTCGGGGGAGGAGGTAATTTCTGCCATAGGGGGGATGGGTTTGAAGGTGAAGAAATTCCGGCGGCAGGATCGAAACCCGCCGCCGTGATTACACACACTGTATTGTTTTGCTCAATTGACTGTAGGATGCAGGCGGCGGGTAATTCCATAAAAAAAAGCAGGCGCGGGTGGCGCCTGCTTTCGTATGTGCATGATGGGTGATCTTTAGAATTCTGCGCTCTTGGGCGTGCGGGGAAAGGGGATCACGTCACGGATGTTGGTCATACCGGTCACGAACAGCACGAGGCGTTCGAAGCCGAGCCCGAAACCGCTGTGGGGAGCGGTGCCGAAGCGGCGGGTATCCAGGTACCAGTAAAGTTCTTCCACGGGGATGCCCAGCTCGTTCATGCGCGCCACCAGCTTGTCGTAGCTTTCTTCGCGCTGGGAGCCGCCTACGATCTCGCCGATGCCGGGGAACAGGATGTCCATGGCGCGAACCGTTTTGCCGTCTTCGTTTTGTTTCATGTAGAACGATTTGATGGCGGCGGGGTAATCGGTGAGGATCACGGGTTTTTTGAAGTGTTTTTCCACGAGGTAGCGTTCGTGCTCGGACTGGAGATCCGTGCCCCAGGCGTCTACCGGGTAGGTGAACTTCTTATTTTTATTGGGTTTGCTGTTGCGGAGGATTTCGATCGCTTCGGTGTAGGTGATGCGTTCGAATTCGTTGTTGAGGACGAATTCGAGCTTTTCGATCAGCCCCATATCGCTGCGTTCCGCCTGCGGTTTTTGTTTTTCTTCGTCGGCCAGGCGCTGGGCGAGGAATTCGAGGTCTTCGCGGTTGTTGTCGAGCGCGAATTTGATGACATATTTAATGAATTCTTCAGCGAGGTCCATATTGTCTTTCAGTTCATAGAAAGCCATTTCCGGTTCGATCATCCAGAATTCGGCGAGGTGGCGGGCGGTATTGGAGTTTTCGGCGCGGAAGGTGGGGCCGAAGGTGTAGATATCGCCGAAGGCCATGGCGCCAAGTTCTCCTTCGAGCTGGCCGGACACGGTGAGGTTGGTGGATTTTCCGAAGAAGTCTTCTTTATAATCGATTTCACCGGCTTCGTTGCGGGGCGGGTTCTTCATGTCGAGGGTGGTAACCCGGAACATTTCGCCGGCGCCTTCCGCGTCGGAGGCAGTGATGATGGGCGTGTGGAGGTATACGAAACCTTTCTGGTGGAAGAACTGGTGGACGGCGAACGCCAGGGAGTGGCGGGTCCGGAAAACGGCGCCGAAGGTGTTGGTGCGGAAGCGCAGGTGGGCGATTTCGCGCATGAATTCCAGGCTTTGTTTTTGGGGCTGGATGGGGTAGGCTTCGGCGTCGCAGTCACCGAGGATCTCCAGGCTGGCGGTTTTCAGTTCCACGCGCTGGCCTTTGCCGAGCGAGGGGATGATTTCGCCGGTGACGCTGATGGCGGCCCCGCGGGTGATGCGCTTAAAGGTGGCGGGGTCCATTTCCGCTTCCTGTACCACTACCTGCAGATTATTATTGGTTGAGCCATCGTTCAGCGCTATAAACTGGTTATTGCGGAAGGTGCGCACCCATCCTTTAACCGTTACTTCATAGTTTGTCCTTTCGTCCTGGAGGACCTGCCTGATTTTTACTCTTTGGCTCATATCAATATGTGTTTTGAATTGAGTTGCAAAAATAGACAAATTCGGATGACGAAAATCCGCTTTTTAGCAAGGGGCGGGGATTACAGGGGCTGCGGTGCATGACGGTAAATCGCTATGCGTTAGGCCGCTATGTTCAATATTTTTTTGGAGAATCGTAAAATTAGTCATAATCTTGTATCCTCAATCTGTCTGATTAAGTTCCTTTTTTGCCATCTTCATCAGCAGTCACCCACCACAGGTGATCCCTATCAATTTAATGATCAAGACTTTATTATTGACGCAAAACAATTATTTGTTAATTGGTGTATGTTGGTATGCAGTGGTACCCACCTTTATGACACTTCTAAAATTTGACAAAAACAGATGATGTACGACATCTTACAATTGAACGACATGCTCGTTCCTGAACTACTTGACATCGCCGAGAAGCTGGAAATTCCCAATGCAAAAAAACTGGACAAGCAATCACTTATTTATAAAATACTCGATAAACAAGCTGTGATAGCATCAGAAGATAAGCCTGGAAACGGAGATGAAAAGAAAGTGAGGAAACGGAAGCCGGTAGGAACGAAGAAAGACGAACCCGCACCGGCCTCCACCCCACAGAAATCAGCTCCCCGCCCCGAAGAAGAAGAAGAAAAACCCGCCGCCAAGAAAAGCCGAAAAGCCGCCACCACAAAAGTTTCCAAATCAGAAGACGAAGAAGAAATCAAAGCTCCTCCGGCCAAACGGAAGATCGATATCGATCTGGATATCCCGTCGCTGACGTTCGATGACGACGACGATATCGTGCTGCCCGCGCTCACCGAAGAGGAAGAAGAAGCGGCCGTCATCCCGGAAGAAGAAGCGGAAGACGACTTCGTGACCGTAACGGAGCCCGTGGCCCCCGTTAAACAGCAGCCTGCCGCCAACAATCAGCAGCAGCAGCAACATAAATACCCGAAAAAAGAACCTGTATTCAATATCGAATTCGATGGCGTTATCCTCAGCGAAGGCGTCCTGGAAATGATGCCCGATGGCTACGGTTTCCTCCGCTCCTCCGATTATAACTACCTCAGTTCGCCCGACGATATTTACGTTTCTCCCAGCCAGATCAAACTCTTCGGCCTCAAAACCGGTGACACCGTTCGCGGCTCCGTTCGCCCGCCGAAAGAAGGCGAAAAATATTTCGCCCTGCTGAAAGTGGAAACCATCAACGGCAAAACACCCGAAGAAGTGCGCGACCGCGTTCCCTTCGATTACCTCACGCCGCTGTTCCCCTTCGAGAAACTGCACCTCACCACCACCGCCAACAACTACTCCACCCGTATCATCGACCTCTTCACGCCCATCGGTAAAGGCCAGCGCGGCCTCATCGTGGCGCAACCGAAAGTAGGTAAAACGATGCTGCTGAAAGAAGTGGCCAACGCCATCGCCACCAACCACCCCGAGATTTATCTCATGGTTGTGCTGATCGATGAACGCCCCGAGGAGGTGACCGACATGGAGCGCTCCGTAAAAGCGGAAGTGATCGCCTCCACGTTCGACGAGCCCGCCGAAAAACACGTGAAAGTATCCGCCATCGCACTGCAGAAAGCAAAACGACTGGTAGAATGCGGCCACGATGTGGTGATCCTGCTCGACTCCCTCACCCGCCTCGCCCGCGCCCACAACACTGTGGCCCCCGCGTCCGGCAAAGTGCTCTCCGGCGGTGTGGAAGCGAATGCCATGCAGAAACCTAAACAGTTCTTCGGCGCCGCCCGCAAAATTGAAAACGGCGGTTCCCTCACCATCCTGGCCACCGCGCTGATCGACACCGGCTCCAAAATGGATGAGGTGATCTTCGAAGAATTCAAAGGTACCGGCAACATGGAACTCGCGCTGGACCGCCGCCTGGCCAACCGCCGCATCTTCCCCGCGATCGATGTTACCGCATCGTCTACCCGCCGCGACGATCTGCTGCTGGAAAAGGACGTGCTCCAAAAAGTATACATCCTCCGCAACCACCTGGCCGACATGAACACGGAAGAATCCATGAACTTCATGCTCCAGCACATGCGCGGCACCCGCAGCAACGAGGAATTCCTGGTAACGATGAACCGCTAATCACCGGTTTCAACGATATTAAAAACGCCACTGCTATTGCGGTGGCGTTTTGCTTTATACGAAAGTCGTAAATAGAGGTGATTTTCCGTTTTACAACATGGGCATAAGTGAGAAGAGGCTGCCTTTTTCGTTTAACAGCATGCACTAAAAAGAAGAGACTGCCAGTGGCAGCCTCTTGCTTTTTCTGTAAACTGATTTCCGATTATCGATGTGGGTATGCTATGATAAGGTCCGTATGCGGCTCCTGTGCCGATTGTACGGCCATAGGGCCTCCCGGCGGCGCCGGCGGTCTTGGCGGTTCGGGCGGGCGTTGGCCGTGATGCGGGCGTGGAGGCTTCGGCGGCCGTGGGGGCCGGGGCACTGCGCACGATGCCGCAAATAAAATCGTAGCCAGTGCAATCACTCCTCCTGATCTCCAATTCCTTTTCATATCCTGAGTTTTTAATGCCTGTGTTTTTTCTGCTGGCCGGGTGCGAAGGGCTTGGCAGATTTGGTGCCGTAATACTTCTTCGCCTGACCCGGCGGCATGGGTTTGCCATGTCCGTGGTGATGATGCCTTTCCACCACACAACTTCCAAACATCAATGTTCCTGCCAATGCAAACAGCAGGTGTATCCGGTTAAATCTCATAGTTGGTTACGTTAATTACACCCTGTAATGCAAGATGCAAGCCAAAATCATCAACAAGCAACGGAAAAGAAAAAGGCATTGTCCGTCAGGGACAATGCCTTTATAAAAAACGCTAATGTTTCAGCATTAGAACAGGAAGGAAGCACCTACGTTAAAGCTTCTGATGAAGTTGAAATCAAAGTTGCTGTACTTTTTCTCAGCACCACCGTTTTCAGGTTTAACAGTCATGTTGCTGTAAGACAGGCCACCGAGGTTACCTTCCAGCATCAGGCGCTTACCTACCAGGTAAGAGATACCGGGCATGATGTTAGCGCGGATTTCGTTGGTTTTGCTCACTTTCACATCCGCTACTTCGTTGCTGCCGAAACCGTAGGCAACATTTGCTTCGCTGGTGAAGTACACTTTGGAGTCAGCAATCTGGCAATAGTTACGAACGAAAACGCCAGGAGCGATCATCGAGGATTTGTCTTTAGTGCTAACTTCGCCTGCTTCGGTTTTCTTGGTACCGAAACCGCCGTCAACGAATACACCAACCATCCATTTGTCGGACAGGGCGTAGCCTGCTTTAGGGCTGATGGTGATTTTGCTTTCAGAATACTTGCCGTCCACGCCGTCTGTTTTCTCGGTGTAGGAGTTAAAACCGAGGGTACCGCCAACCAGGAAGTTACCTTTCTGCACCTGGGCTTTAGCGAATTGGGAACCGAACAGGGCCAGCGCGGCCATAACGATCATCTTTTTCATCTGTCGTACAATTTTGAGTTTAATATGTCAATGATTGAATCGCTTAATTCATGTTTCTACATACATGGAAGCAATTGGAGGGACGCAGGCTTCGGTCGATAAAAATGGTTTTCGGATATAGTTTTCCGGGTTTATTTTAAACCGTTGAAGAAAATAGTTAACATCTTTCTCTCCCGGTTCATGAACTCTTTTATATTGTTGGCGTCTTGAAGGTCAAAATCCGCGGTCTGCCATTTGCACCAGTTGATCCAGAATCCAAACATCACTTGCACCAGCAGGTCGGCCGTTACGGCAGGATCATGTTGTTCCGATAATTCTCCCAGCCCGATTCCTTTTTTCAGCCAGGAAGAAATAAACCGGATTTCGGACTGATGGACCATCTCGCCGATTTGCCGCATGAGGCTGCTCGGTTTGTCGCTCACCCACATGTTGGTGCCGAACAGGAGATGATATTCCAATAACATCCATTCTTTTACCGACAGGTACCGGTCCATTACTTCCTGCATGGAGCCGGCCGTTTCCAGGAAAGTGCTGATGTCGATGAAGCAACCGTTCACGATCCGCTCCACCACCGCTACATAAATCCTGTCCTTATCGGAAAAGTAGTAGTACAAAGATCCTTTGCTGATCTCCAAGTCTTTCGCGATTTCGTCCATAGTCGTTTTGGCCAGGCCAAAGCGTTTGAACCGCTTCAGCGCCGCCTCCAGTATCGCTTCCCTCTTTTGATCCTGTTCGGCCATTTGGTGACTATGCAAAATCGCGTTTGACTATTTGACTTTGCGGGTCAAATGTAGGAACTTTTTAGAACCTGCAAAAAAAATTTATACCTGATTTAGTAAGAACTATAAAAAATACAATATGTAATCCAATTGCACCGCAAACATAAAGAAATATTTAATATTCCACATATGTATCATGAAAGATTTTGTTAAAACAGCGGTAACAGGCAATTTGAAGCGTGGGGCGAAGGGTAAAAGGGTTAAAAAGGAGGCCGCCTGATCATTCGCGGCCTCCGTAAAAAATATATGCTTACCAGCCGAGCAGGTAGGCGAAGATGAGCGGTGCCACGATGGTAGCATCCGACTCAACGATGAATTTCGGTGTATTGATATCCAGCTTGCCCCAGGTGATTTTCTCGTTGGGAACAGCGCCGGAATAGGAACCGTAAGAAGTGGTGGAATCGGAAATCTGGCAGAAGTAGCTCCAGAACGGAACGTCGGTCCACTCGAGATCCTGGTACATCATGGGCACCACGCAGATGGGGAAGTCACCCGCGATGCCGCCGCCGATCTGGAAGAAGCCAACGCCTTTGCCGGCGGAGTTGTTGCGGTACCATTCGCTGAGCCACACCATGTATTCAATACCACTCTTCATGGTGGAGGCTTTCAGCTCACCCTTGATCACGTAGGAAGCGAAGATGTTGCCCATGGTGCTGTCTTCCCAACCCGGAACGATGATGGGAATATTCTTTTCGGCCGCGGCGAGCATCCAGCTGTTTTTCGGATCGATCTCGTAGTGCTCTTTCATCACGCCGCTCAACAGCAGCTTGTACATGTATTCGTGCGGGAAATAGCGCTCACCGGCGGCTTCCGCGTCTTTCCAGATTTTATGGATGTGTTGTTGGATGCGGCGGAAAGCTTCTTCTTCCGGGATACAGGTATCCGTTACCCGGTTGAAGCCCTGCTCCAGCAGGTCCCATTCTTCCTGGGGGCTGAGGTC
Above is a genomic segment from Chitinophaga pollutisoli containing:
- a CDS encoding histidine kinase, translated to MYRLSLICLLLCAALTGTVRAGDRDTLSADFSRPVDGLDIRHYLSVYTGNATASQAQGLDYRHDTSIFHRHKKLLFQENDAWFRLTIRNTGPVDSVLYLFAGWQERLFFYSEDASGALRHETSAGMMLHQQGADRWDSYAFPLHVAAGQARTFYLHLENPYYRENELMPVLYDAIHYAHFRHRQADRFKGEALVIQIVIGMLLVLLSITIINYIQLPDKPSMYFSAYLLGLILFFCLRLETKPYQLSFFHSMPMLKYYWDVPALISCFYFMSMLFGRAFLNLRERFPLMDKYYFYSNIFYGACIAACIVLMWMGDYTLPGQIFTWATFLSLIPFGISFVALGRRMRHHPLIRFFLYGSLGLYLLAIWSFFRNTEPVPFTPLPELITPYSLLVVGVLVQSLSYAAGLSYRNKLVHQEKTRTQELLIKQLNKNKELQRKLNEQLEELVREQTTEIVRRKTELEEQRKLQMEAEYSKKFAEIELKAIRAQINPHFIFNCLNSIQLFVMQRDYEHAQKYLSDFSYLIRKTLDFSRRNFISLADEITYLNTYLGLEKMRFEQKMSFEILMDPTLNTVELEVPAMLLQPYVENAVKYGMTNEEHTTGLLTIRFTMIAHDMLECIVEDNGLGITRSRQLRTLPGHHQSSGMEISFNRAELLNKMYNTGIQIEIIDKSTRGTQESGTIVKVLIPQL
- a CDS encoding response regulator, with product MIRAVIIDDERNSRDIIALMLQRYCPDIEAVAQAANCREGIARIREHRPQLVFLDLEMPDGTGFDVLTGAYDATFETVFVTAFEKRYLHTIRLSEVELILKPIDRESLQQAVQAVRQRLDHPGKQERYDVLLHNFGKSAKDVRQIVIPLAEGGEYIASIENIAYVEGSTDRTLFSLSNGDLLQSRRPFRYYTELFAGMRFYQINNHQMVQLPHIRHIDHDKLQLHLHNKSVLDITERRKRELTAAWKQL
- the chrA gene encoding chromate efflux transporter; this translates as MFLRHISFLKAVLLHSFTAFGGPQGHLAMMMKTFVQQRRDVTEKELMEYNAFCQLLPGASSSQTLTLIGYKRGGVPLAVATLAIWITPACLLMGSLSFLLQYMDKRALNVDIFKYVQPMAVGFLAFGGIRAYQISIRNTATFFIMGVALAAAFFFKSPWTFPALIILGGTISNFSDKRIPDINEPRKKIQWGNLWLFALIFLLAGFMSELARTNDWITRRPFNLFENFYRFGSLVFGGGDILIAMMLEQYVFRSKSQFMSAEELLTGAGIMRAMPGPTFSVSAYVGGMVMRSLGPGYQFLGCILAPVAIFLPSMLLVLFFFPIWNNLKKHVVIYRALEGINAVVVGVMWAATIFLFISIPVTWYNILIMAVTLGLLCLTKLPSPVIVIACILAGWLM
- a CDS encoding alpha/beta hydrolase; this translates as MKRLLTGFLLALACSVQAQRSNYNSQANWQRFSLQSDHATPARGDTSLVFVSNRFIHPDSLRFVDEFIDTSSLKFFFLEKQNGTWKVFQEPTLREAMQHLPHHRDIVVYAEGMGKIFTNNVERAQLMRAQYGVNVVMFDYASINSTYKPSKNFKFARQNAKLSAGQYRQLLGMIKAAREAGEPWTEGVSISTFYHSMGNIILEQMMKGDVANEFAADGKPYVDNLIINAACVPMKRHARWVEKIHFAKHIYIHYNKRDLQLKGAHLLTMKRQLGEKVTRRQRAANAHYVNFLEVARWQHSYFMNFPYNEYRLNPAMVAYFGRLFNGQGVTAGELTALQASAPAATVSN
- a CDS encoding 2-oxoglutarate and iron-dependent oxygenase domain-containing protein; its protein translation is MATVHSIPSVDLAEFRSGDPAKKAAFVKALGKAYEEVGFVAVKNHGISDQLIAQLYDNVRAFFQLPSSTKSKYEIPELAGQRGYTSFGKEHAKGFDAPDLKEFFQFGQSVEDEDPVKDAYPNNVTVKEVPEFTPTLYRAFRGFEDSGAALLQAIAIYLGLDEHFFDGKVHNGNSILRAIHYPPITQEPASAIRAEQHEDINLITLLVGASADGLQILDKQGDWVPVTSLPDQIVVNVGDMLQRLTNNRLKSTTHRVVNPPRELWNTSRFSIPFFLHPKSDMDLTCLPQCVDATHPAEYPPITAGAYLDERLREIGLKK